Proteins encoded in a region of the Flammeovirga yaeyamensis genome:
- a CDS encoding PKD domain-containing protein — protein sequence MKLKLLIRFTLVLGMMVFYGCRDNTDFTNPESPGEPLVTLFEAEKTGGTSVNFKFEGENIHLFKVLTGDFNAAGDEIAFESMDNERTYTYGNLGWGNHDIEPRLVAYGPRRADTTSVDLNFIIGEPTPEGVDITIGEPTAAGIVEFDLKGRNVWKYTFDFGDGNTDELINTNLAEQLTHRYGYSSEGTFDVKVVAHAAVESVEVTGTVVVTGFVHQIEFYADWGDDKTGNDFNSPFTIDKQVIKDQEGNYPGTWDKVFETADGNGTTSGYSNYQSRQISSYGIPTHTPGDDGTSRMTCGKDATEYYMAFRLYGNKVLEASGGYLDLTNQSEFRILAYADVANEQTTELGPHEVHCVLQSRGNNFARERDIEGVRDNEIVITKYINSNDSWEDLSFDFSDDSDEWVNADGSSTKPSERKDLDTVIIRFNRPGNATGDVNHRLFFDRFELLKSDGSSNFGSRP from the coding sequence ATGAAACTGAAATTACTAATTCGATTCACACTTGTATTAGGAATGATGGTCTTTTATGGGTGTAGAGACAATACAGATTTTACAAATCCGGAGAGTCCTGGAGAGCCGCTAGTTACATTATTTGAAGCAGAAAAAACCGGTGGAACATCAGTCAATTTTAAGTTTGAAGGTGAAAATATCCACTTATTCAAAGTATTAACAGGCGATTTTAATGCTGCAGGTGATGAGATTGCCTTTGAAAGCATGGACAATGAGCGTACATATACGTATGGTAATCTAGGTTGGGGTAATCATGATATAGAACCTCGTTTAGTGGCATATGGTCCACGTAGAGCCGATACAACATCAGTAGATTTAAATTTTATTATTGGTGAACCTACTCCAGAAGGAGTTGACATTACAATAGGAGAACCAACTGCTGCAGGTATTGTAGAGTTTGATTTGAAAGGAAGAAATGTATGGAAATATACTTTTGACTTTGGTGATGGAAATACGGATGAGTTGATTAATACCAACCTAGCAGAACAATTAACTCATAGATATGGGTATTCATCAGAAGGTACTTTTGATGTGAAAGTTGTCGCTCATGCAGCTGTTGAATCTGTGGAAGTAACAGGAACTGTAGTTGTAACAGGTTTTGTACATCAAATAGAATTTTATGCAGATTGGGGTGATGATAAAACAGGAAATGATTTCAATTCTCCTTTTACAATAGATAAACAAGTCATCAAGGACCAAGAAGGAAATTATCCAGGTACTTGGGACAAAGTATTTGAAACAGCAGATGGAAATGGTACAACTAGTGGATATAGTAACTATCAAAGTAGACAGATAAGTAGCTATGGTATTCCAACTCATACACCTGGAGATGATGGAACTTCCCGTATGACTTGTGGAAAAGACGCAACTGAATACTATATGGCATTTAGACTATATGGAAACAAAGTATTAGAAGCATCTGGTGGATATCTTGATTTAACTAACCAATCAGAGTTTAGAATCCTAGCCTATGCGGATGTGGCAAATGAACAAACTACAGAACTAGGTCCACATGAAGTACATTGTGTATTACAAAGTAGAGGTAACAATTTCGCCCGTGAAAGAGATATTGAAGGAGTGAGAGATAATGAAATTGTTATTACAAAATACATTAACTCAAATGATTCATGGGAGGATTTATCTTTCGACTTTTCTGATGATAGCGATGAATGGGTAAATGCTGATGGTAGTTCAACTAAACCTAGTGAAAGAAAGGATTTAGATACAGTTATTATCCGTTTCAATCGTCCGGGAAATGCGACGGGAGATGTAAATCACCGTTTATTCTTTGATAGATTTGAGTTATTGAAATCAGATGGATCAAGTAATTTTGGGTCAAGACCTTAA
- a CDS encoding sialate O-acetylesterase: MNKSLFFILLLYISSSINVFSQRILEESFDYPSNRLLVENPSEDEEVIDPVTGWAITQEGIEVSPIKITEVGLSYNGYPSSGNAIELVNGANNAQNAYRSLEGTYSEGELYFSMLVSVSGDDVDGDMFFSPRENNPSDKARVLRGRVLAKVQDGKVIFGLDKGQESVWASVECEKNVAHLLVMKYSFIEGDDNDEVELFINPDPTLEEPQGADVMTSNGDDRALSSIILRQRRDGVESLILDELRFGTSWEDIANLPSEENDLTITAVKVNGHLISAYENTMETLEVDVPYNQTEAFVEVELKNELAQITIDQSENIQGSLEERTATITITAPDQSSRKVTLVFNKAPEMDIYVALGQSNMAGRAEITEEVSGEIDNVFLLNKINNWTAASNPMNQFSNILKEAQYQGVSPSYAFAKTVSAYTDKKIGLIVNARGGTSLAQFSTGEYSAPLKSRIAEVAKFGEVKSILWHQGEADSSKPDTYLSSLNTFVDQLRSILENQDAYFIAGQLGGWNRIGEETPKYGDFNEMLTGISDQIENSDYVENTNLEHIDGDDAHFDTKSQLLLGQKYAQKVLSKIYNIEIGILNIDYNGEGKIVIDEFELNSSVANSITSLKGEEKELLIQAPEGKVITQLLVNGSEVNEAEGESEYTLSHQFDVDYENLKIEATFNYEEVGDVPPPNIIFIISDQHAGNFMPYKGHSIQTPGFDKLADNGVVFNRGYCSFPVCISSRRSIFTGRMPSQGSPETDYLSLGKAVKDLGYNTGYFGKWHIGNTKYETSLEWNGFDEYEKLKHNDTDVTNRSIQYIQDHKDEDKPFFLVTSLLNPHNCCELARIISNFDYKIDFTDGEVPHDHDPALCPPLPDNFEIPFIEPEGYYARRYPVPGSEHWDSNHTSWWTIDQWRQYLYGYELLVEKIDNHVGHIYETLEAEGLLENTLIVYTTDHGDGVAAHRWSSKKCFYEEVMNIPYIMSWKGQTTPNVIDDESIVSLVDIYPTLVSIAGGELPSHLAGQDLSGNILRNNGGKEAVKRDYLVSELYQHVYNPLPARTITGRMVVTKELKYVLFDGGFHREILHDLEKDPGEMESFDRDPAYAEKLAMMRGYLKEWVEEINDDFDVDGILQGYQTDATLGMVTLDGQRIPGFNIEERDFTFFINTDDITAELDIKGVANHPDCNVKVTQENKGEGDNAYKDVVIEVTSIDETITSIYHFTLYKFESNVIFQTGFPVQDGQTAPIGWSSKSTMISSNIPDPMSSHGDFLGNGALKFTRGEEGNQGHLTSPEYEDVKGLSFWAFIEAPFGATELLVEAVSSNGDRIKLDVIDRSLLADDEWRYFQYKIDTDKSVQIVFTPTIDRQPDIHDDCRLWIDDLTIYSEFEYHTPIEVLFEDNFEDGAGNDFQWWIQKGYGVLGIFEGSIDGYSALFGRDISSIESPVSFKKMGELSFKLKPMDEEDAIEGAMFSVSISEDQMTWEKYWEISHEELINANKVLEENITINGGDKEYYMKFESNIPEGTTTEGVFILDDVMLIKENSDLSDVRISSISTDTRTVSDEELKFTLSSDDLFSYIANDSIGVFEDIFVNITPRAMGATVTIHNQPSPLPGEAGEMNFTVTAANGYTTQDYTVTVYRSKYHQYKIGFLKGGGSDKIPTGWTSGGANYVGDKGNHGLYPGDNIFRMYYSESKDEFGYLITPTIERIGKLSFAGRFGKTDMTEKLVVSKSTNGGETWEELKTYTPNDGIFPAYEDEDKSDPLTMDEIDVYESNVMIKFQYGNDTHPTLNNPRLGIDDIGIKVDVIEVPITFTDNVRVLYKGKELSSGDLIQPEMGTDGMVELEILTNDNQFFEELLINGVEMIEAVATEKYNYSFNAVTAKSIEIEATLISNEEGPTGIIGDNNQVTIYPNPVKNMLKINGLEEPFEADIYTVNGRKVFTIKNQTHFYIGGTLKTGIYIMKIKTENGLIVKRIMID; encoded by the coding sequence ATGAATAAAAGTTTATTCTTTATACTGCTACTTTATATAAGTAGCAGTATAAATGTATTTAGTCAACGAATACTGGAAGAAAGCTTTGACTATCCCAGTAATAGGTTACTAGTAGAAAATCCAAGTGAAGATGAAGAGGTAATTGATCCTGTGACAGGGTGGGCAATTACTCAGGAGGGCATAGAAGTTTCTCCAATAAAAATCACAGAAGTAGGGTTGTCTTATAATGGTTATCCATCATCAGGAAATGCTATTGAATTAGTCAATGGCGCAAATAATGCTCAAAATGCATATAGAAGTTTGGAGGGTACCTATTCAGAAGGGGAATTATATTTTTCGATGTTAGTATCCGTTTCCGGAGATGATGTTGATGGTGATATGTTTTTCAGCCCAAGAGAAAATAATCCAAGCGATAAAGCCAGAGTATTAAGAGGTCGAGTTTTAGCCAAAGTTCAGGATGGAAAAGTAATCTTTGGTTTAGATAAGGGACAAGAATCAGTATGGGCATCTGTAGAATGTGAAAAAAATGTAGCACATCTTCTAGTAATGAAATATTCATTTATTGAAGGAGATGATAATGATGAAGTAGAACTATTTATTAATCCGGATCCGACTTTAGAAGAACCTCAAGGAGCGGATGTGATGACTTCAAATGGAGATGATAGAGCATTGTCTTCTATCATTTTAAGACAAAGAAGAGACGGTGTAGAATCGTTGATTTTAGATGAATTACGTTTTGGTACTTCGTGGGAAGATATTGCTAATTTACCGAGTGAGGAGAATGACCTAACCATCACTGCTGTAAAAGTGAATGGGCACCTTATTTCTGCTTATGAGAATACAATGGAAACATTAGAAGTTGATGTTCCTTATAATCAAACGGAAGCATTTGTTGAAGTTGAATTAAAAAATGAATTAGCTCAAATTACAATCGATCAATCTGAAAATATTCAAGGTTCATTAGAAGAAAGAACAGCAACAATTACAATTACGGCTCCAGATCAATCTTCAAGAAAAGTTACTTTAGTTTTTAATAAAGCTCCAGAAATGGATATTTATGTGGCATTAGGTCAGTCTAATATGGCAGGTCGTGCAGAAATTACTGAAGAAGTAAGTGGCGAAATAGATAACGTTTTCTTACTAAATAAGATCAATAATTGGACAGCTGCTTCTAATCCAATGAACCAATTTTCTAATATTCTAAAAGAAGCACAATATCAAGGAGTAAGCCCGTCTTATGCATTTGCTAAAACAGTATCGGCTTATACAGATAAAAAAATAGGCTTGATTGTAAATGCTAGAGGGGGTACATCACTTGCTCAGTTTTCAACAGGAGAGTATTCTGCTCCTTTGAAATCTAGAATTGCAGAAGTAGCTAAGTTTGGAGAAGTAAAATCTATACTATGGCATCAAGGAGAAGCGGATAGTTCTAAACCAGATACTTATCTGTCCAGTTTAAATACATTTGTTGATCAACTCAGATCGATTTTGGAAAATCAGGATGCTTATTTTATTGCAGGACAGTTAGGTGGTTGGAATAGAATTGGTGAAGAAACTCCAAAATATGGAGATTTTAATGAGATGCTTACAGGAATTAGTGATCAAATTGAAAACTCTGACTATGTTGAAAATACGAATTTGGAACATATTGATGGAGATGACGCACATTTTGATACAAAATCACAATTGCTGTTGGGACAGAAATATGCACAAAAGGTATTATCAAAAATATACAATATAGAAATTGGTATCCTGAATATTGATTATAACGGTGAAGGAAAAATTGTCATTGATGAATTTGAATTAAATTCCTCTGTAGCAAATTCAATCACGTCTTTAAAAGGTGAAGAAAAAGAACTTTTAATTCAGGCTCCAGAAGGGAAAGTAATTACTCAATTACTTGTAAATGGAAGCGAGGTTAATGAGGCAGAAGGAGAAAGTGAATATACCCTTTCTCATCAATTTGATGTTGATTATGAAAACCTTAAAATAGAAGCAACTTTTAATTATGAAGAAGTAGGAGATGTTCCTCCTCCAAACATCATTTTTATTATTTCAGATCAACATGCTGGTAATTTTATGCCTTATAAAGGTCATAGTATACAAACACCTGGGTTTGATAAATTGGCTGATAATGGTGTAGTATTTAATAGAGGTTACTGTAGTTTCCCTGTTTGTATTTCATCTAGACGATCAATTTTTACAGGTCGTATGCCAAGCCAAGGAAGCCCTGAGACAGATTATTTATCGTTAGGTAAAGCAGTGAAGGATCTCGGGTACAATACTGGTTATTTTGGTAAGTGGCATATTGGTAATACAAAATATGAGACAAGCTTAGAATGGAATGGATTTGACGAATATGAAAAATTGAAACACAACGATACAGATGTTACTAATAGAAGTATTCAGTATATCCAAGATCATAAGGATGAAGATAAACCATTTTTCTTGGTAACATCTTTATTAAATCCTCATAACTGTTGTGAATTAGCACGTATCATTTCCAATTTTGATTATAAAATTGATTTCACTGATGGTGAAGTGCCACATGATCATGATCCGGCATTATGTCCTCCACTTCCCGATAACTTTGAGATTCCATTTATCGAACCTGAAGGATATTATGCTAGACGTTATCCAGTACCGGGTTCAGAGCATTGGGATTCTAACCACACATCGTGGTGGACAATAGATCAATGGAGGCAATATTTATATGGTTATGAATTATTGGTTGAAAAAATTGATAATCACGTTGGACACATTTATGAAACTCTTGAAGCAGAAGGTCTATTAGAAAATACGTTGATAGTATATACCACAGATCATGGTGACGGAGTGGCAGCACACCGTTGGTCATCAAAAAAATGTTTTTATGAGGAGGTGATGAATATTCCATACATTATGTCATGGAAAGGCCAAACTACTCCAAATGTTATTGATGATGAAAGTATAGTATCGTTGGTAGATATTTATCCAACTTTAGTATCTATTGCTGGTGGTGAATTACCAAGTCATTTAGCTGGTCAGGATCTTTCTGGAAATATTCTTAGAAATAATGGAGGTAAAGAAGCAGTTAAAAGAGATTATTTAGTTAGTGAACTTTATCAGCACGTTTACAATCCTCTTCCAGCTCGTACGATTACTGGCCGTATGGTGGTTACAAAAGAATTAAAGTACGTATTATTTGATGGTGGTTTCCATAGAGAAATTCTTCATGATTTAGAAAAAGATCCAGGAGAAATGGAGTCATTCGATAGAGATCCTGCTTATGCTGAAAAATTGGCTATGATGCGTGGATATCTTAAAGAATGGGTAGAAGAAATAAACGATGATTTCGATGTCGATGGCATCTTACAAGGTTATCAAACAGATGCCACTTTAGGTATGGTGACTTTGGATGGACAAAGAATTCCTGGGTTTAATATCGAAGAAAGAGATTTTACTTTCTTTATCAATACGGATGATATAACAGCTGAATTAGACATTAAAGGAGTAGCAAATCATCCGGATTGTAATGTAAAAGTCACTCAAGAGAATAAAGGAGAAGGTGATAATGCATATAAAGATGTGGTTATAGAAGTAACGTCTATAGATGAGACGATTACAAGTATTTATCATTTCACTCTTTATAAATTTGAATCTAATGTGATCTTCCAAACAGGTTTTCCTGTACAAGATGGACAAACTGCACCTATTGGTTGGAGTTCTAAGTCCACAATGATTTCAAGCAATATACCTGATCCAATGTCAAGTCATGGTGATTTCTTGGGAAATGGTGCTTTAAAGTTTACAAGAGGTGAGGAAGGTAATCAAGGTCATTTAACAAGCCCTGAATATGAAGATGTTAAAGGTTTATCATTCTGGGCATTTATTGAAGCGCCTTTTGGTGCGACTGAATTATTAGTGGAAGCCGTATCTTCTAATGGTGACCGCATTAAATTAGACGTAATAGATAGATCGTTACTTGCTGATGATGAATGGAGATATTTCCAATATAAAATAGATACCGATAAATCAGTTCAAATCGTATTTACTCCAACAATAGATCGTCAGCCTGATATTCATGATGACTGTCGCTTATGGATTGATGATTTAACCATCTATTCTGAGTTTGAATATCATACTCCAATCGAAGTTTTATTCGAAGATAACTTCGAAGACGGAGCAGGTAACGATTTCCAATGGTGGATTCAAAAAGGATATGGTGTTCTAGGTATTTTTGAAGGAAGTATTGATGGATATAGTGCTTTATTCGGTAGAGATATATCCTCTATAGAATCTCCTGTATCATTTAAAAAAATGGGAGAGTTATCTTTCAAGTTAAAACCAATGGATGAAGAAGATGCTATCGAAGGTGCTATGTTTAGCGTATCGATTAGTGAGGATCAAATGACATGGGAAAAATATTGGGAAATATCTCATGAAGAGTTGATTAACGCAAACAAGGTTCTTGAAGAAAATATCACAATTAATGGTGGTGATAAAGAGTATTACATGAAATTCGAAAGTAATATACCTGAAGGGACAACCACAGAAGGAGTATTTATTTTGGATGATGTAATGTTGATAAAAGAAAATTCTGATTTATCAGATGTTCGAATTTCATCGATATCAACGGATACAAGAACTGTATCTGATGAAGAGTTAAAGTTTACTTTATCATCAGATGATTTATTCTCATATATAGCAAACGATTCAATTGGGGTTTTTGAAGATATCTTTGTGAACATAACTCCAAGAGCTATGGGAGCAACTGTAACAATTCATAATCAACCATCTCCTCTTCCTGGAGAAGCAGGGGAAATGAACTTTACAGTAACTGCAGCTAATGGGTATACGACTCAAGATTATACAGTAACCGTTTATCGTTCAAAATATCATCAATATAAAATTGGCTTCTTAAAAGGAGGAGGATCAGATAAGATTCCAACAGGTTGGACTTCAGGTGGAGCTAATTATGTAGGAGATAAAGGAAATCATGGACTTTATCCTGGTGATAATATTTTTAGAATGTACTATTCTGAAAGTAAAGATGAGTTTGGATATCTAATCACTCCAACAATAGAACGTATTGGTAAATTATCTTTTGCTGGGCGATTTGGTAAAACTGATATGACCGAGAAATTAGTGGTAAGTAAGAGTACAAATGGAGGGGAAACATGGGAAGAGTTAAAAACTTATACTCCTAATGATGGAATATTCCCTGCATATGAGGATGAAGATAAATCAGATCCTTTAACCATGGATGAGATTGATGTTTATGAAAGTAATGTCATGATCAAGTTCCAATATGGTAACGATACTCATCCAACACTAAATAACCCACGTCTGGGTATAGATGATATTGGAATAAAAGTGGATGTGATTGAAGTACCTATCACTTTCACTGATAATGTAAGAGTTCTTTATAAAGGTAAAGAATTGTCAAGCGGAGATCTTATACAGCCAGAAATGGGAACTGATGGTATGGTTGAACTTGAGATTTTGACTAATGATAACCAATTTTTTGAAGAGTTATTGATTAATGGAGTTGAAATGATTGAAGCAGTAGCAACAGAGAAATATAATTATTCTTTTAATGCTGTAACTGCAAAATCTATAGAAATCGAAGCAACATTAATTTCTAATGAAGAAGGACCGACGGGTATCATTGGGGATAATAATCAAGTGACTATTTATCCTAACCCAGTGAAAAATATGCTGAAAATTAATGGTTTAGAAGAACCTTTTGAGGCGGATATTTATACTGTGAATGGACGAAAGGTATTTACTATTAAAAATCAAACACATTTTTATATCGGAGGTACCTTAAAAACAGGAATTTATATCATGAAAATTAAGACAGAAAATGGCTTAATTGTAAAAAGAATCATGATAGACTAA
- a CDS encoding RagB/SusD family nutrient uptake outer membrane protein — protein MNKKTIYKALIVAVGLLSTGCSDWLTEKNPTQVDNGFVYNTEAGLNTLIVSLYNRERSIIHSSESKDYCVLQVLSDLAVTRGAFNGLQYYNPDMYNPITFEQAETFWKDQYRIIERANGAIESAPNVEMDDLARNQILSEAKVHRAHAYFTLLRLFDNVYLTTTSTTPETALDPDIDYSPASQEEVFELIDSDLDFAIEHLSWEAAVGRHSKSSAAHIRAKSALWQNKYDEAIELTENIIYNSGKALSANTETVFGKNTGVKDVNEALYVMPFDFNLQGNYGGGSKHNVFYMFVPRYYNLDGFALDATQGGRSLSWSAPNNYLLNMYEAGDTRYKDYYRDYLIYNDENSLPSGVQVGDTLKLKIEETDYNNKRISLWKNYDPEMPDDVREGYMDIVKYRLAETYLMAAEAHLKGGSASKGLEFLNAVRTRANATPLTSLDEQAIMDERAMELALEGQRWFYLKRIGKLGSQIRQFAGNDDAHFEGRTNFKDYHSAWPIPQNQIQLMNNFPQNPGY, from the coding sequence ATGAATAAAAAAACAATATATAAAGCATTAATCGTTGCAGTAGGTTTATTATCAACAGGTTGTTCTGATTGGTTAACAGAAAAAAATCCTACACAAGTGGACAACGGTTTTGTTTACAATACTGAAGCAGGTTTGAATACTCTAATTGTTTCACTTTACAATAGAGAAAGATCAATTATTCATAGTTCAGAATCTAAAGATTATTGTGTTCTTCAAGTATTAAGTGATTTAGCAGTGACAAGAGGTGCATTTAATGGATTACAATATTACAATCCTGATATGTACAACCCTATCACTTTTGAACAGGCTGAAACTTTTTGGAAAGATCAATATCGTATCATAGAAAGAGCAAATGGAGCTATTGAATCTGCTCCAAATGTAGAAATGGATGATTTAGCTAGAAATCAAATTTTATCTGAAGCAAAAGTACACAGAGCTCATGCATACTTTACTTTGTTAAGATTATTTGATAATGTCTATCTAACAACCACTTCTACTACTCCAGAAACAGCTTTAGATCCAGATATCGATTATAGCCCAGCTAGTCAGGAAGAAGTTTTTGAATTAATTGATAGTGATCTTGATTTTGCAATTGAACACTTATCTTGGGAAGCAGCAGTAGGTCGTCATAGTAAATCTTCTGCAGCACATATTAGAGCAAAATCAGCTTTATGGCAAAATAAATATGATGAAGCTATTGAGTTGACTGAAAATATCATCTATAACAGTGGCAAAGCTTTATCTGCTAATACAGAAACGGTATTTGGTAAGAATACAGGAGTAAAAGATGTAAATGAGGCTTTATATGTAATGCCATTCGACTTTAACCTTCAAGGTAATTATGGTGGAGGTAGTAAGCACAATGTTTTTTACATGTTTGTTCCAAGGTATTATAATTTGGATGGTTTTGCATTAGATGCAACTCAAGGTGGTAGATCTTTAAGTTGGTCTGCTCCAAATAATTATCTTTTGAATATGTATGAAGCAGGTGATACTAGATATAAAGATTATTATAGAGATTACCTTATTTATAATGATGAAAACTCATTACCAAGTGGGGTTCAGGTAGGAGACACATTAAAATTAAAAATTGAAGAAACAGATTATAATAATAAACGTATCTCACTATGGAAAAATTATGATCCAGAAATGCCAGATGATGTTCGTGAAGGGTACATGGATATCGTAAAGTATCGTTTAGCTGAAACTTATTTAATGGCAGCAGAGGCTCATCTTAAAGGCGGTAGTGCTTCTAAAGGATTAGAATTTTTAAATGCAGTGAGAACAAGAGCAAATGCAACTCCTCTTACTTCTTTGGATGAACAAGCTATTATGGATGAAAGAGCAATGGAATTAGCTCTTGAAGGTCAAAGATGGTTTTATCTAAAAAGAATAGGTAAGCTAGGTTCTCAAATTAGACAGTTTGCAGGTAATGATGATGCACACTTTGAAGGAAGAACAAACTTTAAAGATTATCATAGTGCTTGGCCTATTCCTCAAAACCAGATTCAGTTGATGAATAATTTCCCACAGAATCCTGGATACTAA